In Equus przewalskii isolate Varuska chromosome 6, EquPr2, whole genome shotgun sequence, one DNA window encodes the following:
- the SMIM46 gene encoding small integral membrane protein 46, whose protein sequence is MDPGSGSDWGGDSETTFQLWLQLLLWAHLTVRFLSYLRHAFWAPKPQPAL, encoded by the coding sequence ATGGATCCAGGGTCAGGCAGTGATTGGGGTGGGGACTCAGAGACCACCTTCCAGCTGTGGCTGCAGCTGCTCCTCTGGGCCCACCTGACTGTCCGTTTCCTGAGCTACCTGCGCCACGCCTTCTGGGCACCTAAGCCACAGCCAGCACTCTGA